A single window of Mastacembelus armatus unplaced genomic scaffold, fMasArm1.2, whole genome shotgun sequence DNA harbors:
- the rrm2 gene encoding ribonucleoside-diphosphate reductase subunit M2: MLSARSPLSAKSENVLSGQIRNMALDKENTPPSLNSSRILASKTARKIFDDASPKAVKKSSSREEEPLLKENPRRFVVFPIQYHDIWQMYKKAEASFWTAEEVDLSKDLQHWESLKDEERYFISHVLAFFAASDGIVNENLVERFTQEVQVTEARCFYGFQIAMENIHSEMYSLLIDTYIREPKEREYLFNAIETLPCVKKKADWALNWIGNKSATYGERVVAFAAVEGIFFSGSFAAIFWLKKRGLMPGLTFSNELISRDEGLHCDFACLMFKHLVKKPAKETVTAIIRNAVEIEQEFLTEALPVKLIGMNGDLMKQYIEFVADRLMLELGFNKIYLVENPFDFMENISLEGKTNFFEKRVGEYQKMGVMSGSTDNTFRLDADF; this comes from the exons ATGCTTTCTGCCCGGTCTCCTCTCTCCGCCAAGAGCGAAAACGTCCTGAGCGGCCAGATCCGCAACATGGCGCTGGACAAAGAAAACACG CCTCCGAGCCTGAACAGCAGCCGCATCTTGGCGTCGAAAACCGCGCGAAAAATCTTCGACGATGCTTCG CCCAAAGCCGtgaagaagagcagcagcagagaggaggagccGCTGCTGAAAGAAAACCCTCGCCGCTTCGTCGTCTTCCCCATCCAGTACCACGACATCTGGCAGATGTACAAGAAGGCCGAGGCGTCTTTCTGGACCGCGGAGGAG GTGGATCTGTCCAAGGACCTGCAGCACTGGGAGTCTCTGAAGGACGAGGAGAGGTACTTCATCTCTCACGTGCTGGCTTTCTTCGCCGCCAGCGACGGCATCGTCAACGAGAACCTG GTGGAGCGCTTCACACAGGAAGTGCAGGTGACCGAGGCCAGGTGTTTCTATGGCTTCCAGATCGCCATGGAGAACATCCACTCGGAGATGTACAGCCTCCTGATCGACACCTACATCCGGGAGCCCAAGGAGAG GGAATACCTGTTCAACGCCATCGAGACTCTGCCGTGTGTGAAGAAAAAGGCGGACTGGGCTCTCAACTGGATCGGCAACAAGAGCGCCACCTACG GAGAGCGCGTGGTGGCGTTTGCGGCCGTGGAGGGAATCTTCTTCTCTGGTTCGTTCGCTGCGATCTTCTGGCTGAAGAAGAGAGGCCTGATGCCCGGCCTGACCTTCTCCAACGAGCTCATCAGCAGAGACGAG GGGCTGCACTGTGACTTCGCCTGTCTCATGTTCAAACACCTGGTGAAGAAGCCGGCGAAGGAAACGGTCACCGCCATCATCAGGAACGCCGTGGAGATCGAACAG gagtttctgacAGAGGCTCTGCCGGTGAAGCTGATCGGGATGAACGGGGACCTGATGAAGCAGTACATCGAGTTTGTGGCCGACAGACTGATGCTGGAGCTCGGTTTTAATAAG ATCTACCTGGTGGAGAACCCCTTCGACTTCATGGAGAACATCTCTCTGGAGGGAAAGACCAACTTCTTTGAGAAGCGAGTGGGCGAGTACCAGAAAATGGGCGTGATGTCCGGCTCCACAGACAACACCTTCAGGCTGGATGCCGActtttga